A genomic stretch from Xiphophorus maculatus strain JP 163 A chromosome 14, X_maculatus-5.0-male, whole genome shotgun sequence includes:
- the LOC102219930 gene encoding uncharacterized protein LOC102219930 produces the protein MNFTTWMLVLFCGLTLAQNDVNETEISGETKLSFPEMSLLLLELGAVKAKLEAVETKLKETESQVLVLNEKGKSLETKLEETESWGKSLETKLEGTESQVLVLNEKGKSLETKLEETESWGKSLETKLKKTESQVLVLQDKEATKVVFSAGIGGNAAIGPFTTSKTLVYTRVITNLGNAYNQHTGIFVAPVRGIYYFSFFYHAGGYQPVALFLMKNNQIVVLSSDHKTSHDGADNGGNAAFLELQQGDQVYVLLEANRHVWGNIYTTTFSGFLLHKV, from the exons ATGAATTTCACTACTTGGATGTTGGTGTTGTTCTGTGGTCTAACTTTGGCCCAGAATGATGttaatgaaacagaaatctctggtgaaacaaaattaagtttTCCTGAAATGTCACTCTTGCTCCTAGAGCTCGGTGCTGTGAAAGCAAAACTAGAAGCTGTGGAAACAAAGCTGAAAGAGACCGAaagccaggttctggttctcaaCGAGAAAGGTAAATCCTTGGAAACAAAACTGGAAGAGACCGAAAGCTGGGGTAAATCCTTGGAAACAAAACTGGAAGGAACCGAaagccaggttctggttctcaaCGAGAAAGGTAAATCCTTGGAAACAAAACTGGAAGAGACCGAAAGCTGGGGTAAATCCttggaaacaaaactgaaaaaaaccgAAAGCCAGGTTTTGGTGCTTCAGGACAAAG AAGCAACCAAGGTAGTTTTCAGTGCTGGAATAGGTGGGAATGCAGCCATTGGACCCTTCACCACATCAAAGACCTTAGTCTACACAAGAGTCATAACAAATTTGGGCAATGCCTACAACCAGCACACAG GTATCTTTGTTGCACCTGTTAGAGGAATATACTACTTCTCCTTCTTCTATCATGCTGGTGGATATCAGCCTGTGGCTCTGTTCCTCATGAAGAACAATCAGATTGTTGTGTTGAGCTCTGATCATAAGACATCTCATGATGGAGCTGATAATGGAGGGAATGCTGCCTTcttggagctgcagcagggagACCAGGTCTACGTCCTGCTGGAGGCAAACAGGCATGTCTGGGGAAACATCTACACAACTACATTTAGTGGCTTTCTTCTACATAAAGTCTGA